Genomic segment of Iocasia fonsfrigidae:
TAAAGATGATCTCTTTATTAGGTGGGTCAGCTGTACCAATTGCCTGGTTAGAGTTATATACTTCCTTGCAAACTGGTGTTATTGATGGACAGATGAATCCACTGCCCACCATTTTAAGTGGAAAATTAGAAGAAGTACAGAAATATGTTACTTTGACTAATCATTTATATGGAACTGACTGGTTTATGGTAAACAACGACTGGTTTGAATCACTTCCAGAAGATTTACAAAAGATAGTGAAAGATGCTGCAGAAGTAGCTAACATAGCTGACCGTGGGGCCCAGCGATTACTGGATGTTCAGGCTATACAAAAGCTTAAAGAAGCAGGTTTACAGATTTATACACCTACTGTAGAAGAGAAGGAAATGTTTAGAAATAAAGTGCAGGATGGTTATATTGACTGGTTAAGTCAGGAAGTTGACCAGCAGTGGATTGATAAGTTTTTAAAGGCAGTGGATGAGGCAGAATCTGAGTAAGCTAAGCCAATATTTGAAGAATTCAATTTAAAAGGCTGAGGCTTAAATGGCCTTGGCCTTTATTAATGAGGTGTAAATATGGATGGGACAATCTTTATCAAATTAAGTGATGGAGTGGACAAAATTGTTTCTTACTTATGTATTGCATTAGGAATATTAATGACAGTTACTACTTTAACCGGAATTATGTTTCGTTATGTTATGACAAATCCATTACCCTGGACAGAGGAACTGGCCCGCTATAGTATGATCTGGATGGGTTTGTTAGCAATTAGTATGGGGGTGAAGAGGCAGGAACATCTAGGTGTAAATCTTATTGTGAAATTATTACCGGTTACCTTTCAAAAAATCTTAAGAATAATGACACGGGTACTAATTGCCTTTTTTTTAATTGAACTAATTAGATATGGTTATGGCATGGCAGTTAATGGAAATACTCAGATAGCACCTGCTTTGCAGATTCCTATGAGCTATGTTTTGAGTTCAGTACCGGTTGCTGCTTTAGTGAGTCTGATACAACTTTTTTTGATAAGCCTTGATGAGATTCAAAAGATGATTAGCGGGGGTTCTGATAAAGAGTATAGAGAGAAAAGGAGGAGTATTTAAATGCCGTTATTTATAGGAATTGTTTTTGCGATTTTATTAATACTGGGTGTACCAATTGGTTTTTCCCTGGGAATTACATCTTTATTCTCTATCATAAAATCAAATATGCCTGTTTTATTTAATATAATGCCACAGCGTTTCTTTTCGGGGATTGATATGTTTCCTATAATGGCAATGCCCTTTTTTATTATTGCAGGTGATTTAATGAATCGCTGTAAAATTACAGATAGTCTAATTGAATTTTCAAATGTTCTGGTAGGGCATATTAGAGGTGGTCTGGCTCATGCTAATATTGTAGCCAGCATTCTTTTTGCAGGGATTACGGGTGCGGCAGTTGCAGATTCAGCTGCCTTAGGTTCTGTACTTATCCCGGCAATGGAGAAAGATGGTTATGATAAAGACTTCAGTGCTGCTATTACGGCTGCTTCTTCAATAATCGGACCTATAATTCCTCCCAGC
This window contains:
- a CDS encoding TRAP transporter small permease, with translation MDGTIFIKLSDGVDKIVSYLCIALGILMTVTTLTGIMFRYVMTNPLPWTEELARYSMIWMGLLAISMGVKRQEHLGVNLIVKLLPVTFQKILRIMTRVLIAFFLIELIRYGYGMAVNGNTQIAPALQIPMSYVLSSVPVAALVSLIQLFLISLDEIQKMISGGSDKEYREKRRSI